Proteins from one Mobula birostris isolate sMobBir1 chromosome 10, sMobBir1.hap1, whole genome shotgun sequence genomic window:
- the LOC140203956 gene encoding uncharacterized protein, whose translation MEGFSHSSLLVRHRRVRSGQRLFSCFECGKGFTQSSHLLLHQIVHTRERPFICSVCGRGFTQSSNLLTHQRIHTGERPFGCSDCGKQFSRSSSLQSHQRVHTGERPFTCSECGKGFTRSSNLLTHQQIHTGEKPFTCSECGKGFTQSSKLLSHQRVHTGERPFTCSECGKGFTQSSDLLSHQRIHTGERPYTCSECGKGFCRSSDLLTHQRIHTGERPYTCAKCGKKFTQSSHLWRHQRAHTEGKV comes from the coding sequence ATGGAGGGATTCAGTCACTCCTCCTTGCTGGTCAGGCACCGGCGGGTTCGCTCTGGGCAGAGGCTGTTCTCCTGCTTTGAGTGTGGCAAAgggttcactcagtcatctcacttGCTCTTGCACCAGatagttcacaccagggagaggccgttcatctgctctgtctgtgggaggggattcactcagtcatccaacctgctGACTCATCAGCGAAtacacaccggggagcggccctTCGGCTGCTCTGACTGCGGGAAGCAGTTCAGTCGGTCGTCCAGTCTGCAgtcacaccagcgagttcacactggggagagaccattcacctgctccgagtgtgggaagggattcactcggtcatcaaacctgctgacacaccagcagattcacactggggagaagccattcacctgctccgaaTGCGGAAAGGGATTTACCCAATCTTCCAAACTGctgagtcaccagcgagttcacaccggagagaggccattcacctgctccgagtgtgggaagggattcactcagtcgtcaGACCTTCTgtcacaccagcgaattcacactggagagagaccataCACCTGCTCTGAGTGTGGCAAGGGATTCTGTCGATCTTCTGACCTTCTGACACACCAACggattcacaccggggagagaccGTACACCTGCGCCAAGTGTGGGAAgaaattcactcagtcatcccacctctgGAGGCACCAACGGGCTCACACTGAAGGGAAAGTTTAA